One genomic segment of Labeo rohita strain BAU-BD-2019 chromosome 14, IGBB_LRoh.1.0, whole genome shotgun sequence includes these proteins:
- the LOC127176250 gene encoding probable ATP-dependent RNA helicase DDX41, whose translation METENRPKKRNYSEKSESEGSEDDDYVPYVPVKIRKQQMLQKVTRFRGKGLTEEEQKDSGGEQKDEDEGLGPRSNVSLLDQHQHLKEKAEARKESAKEKQLKEEEKILESVAEGRALMSVKEMAKGITYEDPIKTSWKAPRYILGMPGARHERVRKKYHILVEGEGIPPPIKSFREMKFPQAILKGLKKKGIVHPTPIQIQGIPTILSGRDMIGIAFTGSGKTLVFTLPIIMFCLEQEKRLPFCKREGPYGLIICPSRELARQTHGIIEYYCKLLEDEGAPQLRCALCIGGMSVKEQMEVVKHGVHMMVATPGRLMDLLNKKMVSLDICRYLALDEADRMIDMGFEEDIRTIFSYFKGQRQTLLFSATMPKKIQNFAKSALVKPITINVGRAGAASLDVIQEVEYVKEEAKMVYLLECLQKTPPPVLIFAEKKADVDAIHEYLLLKGVEAVAIHGGKDQEERTKAIEAFKEEKKDVLVATDVASKGLDFPAIQHVVNYDMPEEIENYVHRIGRTGRSGKTGIATTFINKGCDESVLMDLKALLVEAKQKVPPVLQVLQMGDETMLDIGGERGCTFCGGLGHRITDCPKLEAMQTKQVTNIGRKDYLANSSMDF comes from the exons AGAAACTACTCAGAGAAGTCTGAATCCGAGGGCTCAGAAGATGATGACTATGTGCCGTATGTTCCTGTTAAGATCAGAAAACAGCAGATG CTCCAAAAGGTGACGCGTTTCCGTGGGAAAGGACTCACAGAGGAGGAACAGAAAGATAGTGGTGGAGAGCAAAAAGATGAAGATGAGGGTCTGGGTCCCAGATCCAATGTCAGTCTGCTGGACCAGCACCAACACCTCAAGGAGAAAGCTGAAG CTCGAAAGGAGTCTGCCAAGGAGAAACAGTTGAAAGAGGAAGAAAAGATTCTGGAGAGCGTTGCTGAAGGCAGAG CTCTAATGTCTGTGAAGGAAATGGCCAAAGGTATCACATATGAAGACCCAATAAAAACAAG CTGGAAAGCGCCACGTTACATTCTCGGCATGCCGGGAGCACGGCACGAACGTGTACGGAAGAAGTACCATATTCTTGTTGAAGGTGAAGGCATTCCACCACCCATTAAGAGCTTCAGAGAGATGAAGTTTCCTCAGG CCATCCTGAAaggactgaagaaaaaaggaaTCGTTCACCCAACACCCATTCAGATTCAGGGAATACCAACCAT tctCTCTGGCAGGGACATGATTGGCATTGCCTTCACCGGCTCAGGGAAAACCCTGGTTTTCACGCTGCCCATCATTATGTTTTGTCTGGAGCAGGAGAAACGGCTACCGTTCTGTAAGAGAGAGGGACCCTATGGCCTCATCATCTGTCCTTCC AGGGAGCTGGCAAGACAGACACATGGTATTATTGAATACTACTGTAAACTTCTAGAGGATGAGGGGGCTCCTCAGCTGCGCTGTGCCCTGTGTATTGGAGGCATGTCTGTCAAAGAACAGATGGAGGTGGTCAAACA TGGGGTGCACATGATGGTAGCCACTCCAGGCAGACTGATGGACCTGCTAAACAAGAAGATGGTGAGTCTGGATATCTGCCGCTATCTGGCTCTGGACGAGGCTGACAGGATGATTGACATGGGTTTTGAGGAGGACATCAGAACCATCTTCTCTTACTTTAAG GGTCAGAGACAAACGCTGCTTTTCAGTGCCACTATGCCCAAGAAGATCCAGAATTTTGCCAAAAGTGCTTTAGTGAAACCCATCACCATTAATGTAGGGAGAGCTGGAGCTGCAAGCTTGGACGTCATCCAG GAAGTGGAATATGTCAAAGAAGAGGCCAAAATGGTTTATCTCTTAGAGTGTCTCCAGAAGACCCCACCGCCG GTATTAATATTCGCTGAGAAGAAAGCAGATGTAGATGCCATACACGAGTATCTTCTCCTGAAAGGTGTGGAGGCGGTGGCTATTCACGGAGGAAAAG ACCAGGAGGAGAGAACGAAAGCCATCGAGGCATTCAAAGAGGAGAAGAAAGATGTTTTAGTGGCTACTGATGTCGCTTCAAAGGGTCTGGATTTTCCAGCTATCCAGCATGTTGTGAACTATGACATGCCGGAGGAGATTGAGAACTATG TCCACAGAATAGGCAGAACAGGTCGATCCGGAAAGACTGGAATAGCCACAACATTTATCAACAAAGGATGtg atGAGTCTGTACTAATGGATCTGAAGGCTTTGTTGGTTGAAGCTAAGCAGAAGGTTCCACCTGTGCTGCAGGTTCTCCAAATGGGAGACGAGACGATGCTGGACATTGGAG GAGAGAGAGGCTGTACATTTTGTGGTGGTTTGGGCCACAGAATCACAGACTGTCCCAAACTGGAGGCCATGCAGACAAAACAGGTCACCAACATCGGCCGCAAAGACTATCTGGCCAACAGCTCCATGgatttttaa